From Nicotiana tabacum cultivar K326 chromosome 20, ASM71507v2, whole genome shotgun sequence, one genomic window encodes:
- the LOC107771400 gene encoding vacuolar-sorting protein BRO1, with amino-acid sequence MASPSSTAATNVMLAIFEKKTVSLDLYRPLRNYIAFNYSEREAQNLEDDLQTLKQYRSEIERVPAASLPARRDILQNYYKALCAVESRFPISPDKDHINSVFFTWYDTFKNKQKAVQQNIHLEKAAVLFNLGAVHSQMGLSLDRSAVEGRRQASHSFIAAAGAFAFLRDNVAMKASMGSSTTVDMSVECAGMLERLMLAQAQECVFENTIAKGSTPGVCAKISRQAGIYYEEALAALNVAPLNYHFDKGWLAHVQLKAALFYAEACYRYGMELHDKEEIAEEIARLKSGISALSEAKKTSPKGAAQQLLDAINKLEANLNQNLARAVKENDRVYLMRVPQASSLAPLPAFSLVKPMPMNDVLDASKEKMFASLVPDNSAKALSRYTEMVDDVIRSQAERLQRGSELARVRLREMDLPDSILALEGNLTLPMALKEDVEAVQVCGGPAGLEAELQQLKDLKRVNQELLVQTEELLQKEATEDSQFRSQFGTRWTRPQSSTLTKNLQDRLNRFAANLKQAAESDARIERSVRDHSALMSILDRHPIESALPTLARPIMSLDANEDAIAGALKQSLRQLEGLGAQRAGLEDMLKEMKRKDDILPKLMTSTGSHEDLFRKEIAKYDHICEEIAQNLEAQEQLLLQIQTQNEDFASIFNLEDYKASRERIYKQIEAAISKYREIKENINEGLKFYVTLQDAITNVKQQCSDFVMTRNIQCREMMDEVQRQISGLSFQDNKGSNGYNYTSVPQSHQVPRSNPQPPTDPANMPNAVRPQTPTYHPPQQPAMAGNPQQPTMPGYTQNPPPYGPPQQPTPPYHLQASGPPYPPPQHQQQPPPNHEYGQPAYPGWRGPYYNAPPQQPAPPQQPGSMPRPPYTVPSPYHPPHHQSGYYRQ; translated from the exons ATGGCGTCACCGTCGTCAACGGCGGCGACAAACGTCATGTTAGCAATCTTCGAGAAGAAAACCGTATCACTCGATCTCTACCGTCCGTTACGAAACTACATCGCTTTCAACTACTCCGAACGGGAAGCTCAAAACCTCGAAGATGATCTCCAAACTCTCAAGCAATACCGCTCCGAAATCGAACGCGTTCCGGCCGCTTCGCTCCCTGCTCGCCGTGACATTCTGCAAAATTACTATAAAGCCCTCTGTGCTGTTGAATCTCGTTTTCCGATCTCACCTGATAAAGATCACATCAATTCCGTGTTTTTTACTTGGTACGATACGTTCAAGAACAAGCAGAAAGCTGTGCAACAGAATATTCATCTAG AGAAAGCTGCAGTTTTGTTCAATTTGGGAGCAGTGCACAGTCAGATGGGTTTGAGTTTGGATCGATCAGCTGTGGAGGGGCGAAGGCAGGCATCACATTCCTTTATTGCTGCAGCTGGGGCTTTTGCGTTCCTGAGAGACAATGTGGCAATGAAGGCATCAATGGGTAGCTCCACCACGGTTGACATGTCAGTGGAATGTGCTGGGATGTTGGAAAGACTCATGCTAGCTCAGGCTCAGGAGTGCGTTTTTGAGAATACTATTGCCAAGGGAAGCACCCCTGGAGTCTGTGCAAAGATTTCAAGACAG GCAGGGATTTATTACGAGGAAGCTTTGGCAGCATTAAATGTTGCACCTCTGAACTACCACTTTGATAAGGGTTGGCTGGCTCATGTTCAGCTCAAGGCAGCCTTGTTTTATGCTGAGGCCTGCTATAGGTACGGTATGGAGCTCCACGATAAAGAAGAAATTGCAGAGGAAATTGCGAGGTTGAAGAGTGGGATTAGTGCATTGTCTGAGGCCAAAAAAACATCACCAAAGGGAGCAGCGCAGCAGCTCTTGGATGCAATTAATAAGCTCGAGGCTAATTTAAATCAAAACTTGGCGAGAGCTGTGAAGGAGAATGATAGAGTATACCTCATGAGAGTTCCTCAAGCCAGTTCTCTGGCTCCTCTTCCAGCATTTTCATTGGTCAAACCTATGCCAATGAATGATGTCCTGGATGCAAGCAAGGAGAAGATGTTTGCCAGTCTTGTTCCTGATAACAGCGCTAAAGCTCTTTCTAGGTACACCGAAATGGTTGATGACGTCATTAGGTCTCAAGCTGAGAGATTGCAACGGGGAAGTGAGCTAGCTCGAGTTAGGCTCAGGGAAATGGACTTGCCTGATTCTATTCTTGCTTTGGAGGGAAACTTGACTCTGCCCATGGCCTTAAAAGAAGATGTAGAGGCAGTTCAAGTTTGTGGTGGTCCAGCTGGTTTAGAAGCTGAGCTGCAGCAGCTCAAAGATCTGAAGAGGGTGAACCAGGAATTACTGGTCCAAACTGAGGAGCTTTTGCAAAAAGAAGCAACAGAAGATTCTCAATTTAGAAGTCAATTTGGAACACGATGGACAAGGCCTCAATCTAGTACTCTAACAAAGAACCTACAGGACAGATTGAACAGGTTTGCAGCTAACTTGAAGCAAGCTGCAGAGAGTGATGCCAGGATTGAACGATCTGTGAGGGATCATTCAGCACTCATGTCAATCCTTGATCGCCATCCA ATTGAATCAGCTCTTCCAACCTTGGCAAGACCAATCATGTCGTTGGATGCCAATGAAGATGCCATTGCGGGAGCTCTGAAGCAGAGCTTG AGACAATTAGAAGGTCTTGGTGCTCAGCGGGCAGGGCTCGAAGATATGCTGAAAGAGATGAAGAGAAAG GATGATATACTTCCTAAGCTGATGACATCCACTGGTTCCCATGAGGATCTATTCAGAAAGGAGATTGCAAAATATGATCATATTTGTGAAGAAATTGCACAGAACCTTGAGGCGCAAGAACAACTGTTGCTGCAAATTCAG ACTCAAAATGAGGATTTTGCTTCCATTTTCAATCTTGAGGATTATAAAG CATCCCGCGAGCGAATCTATAAGCAAATTGAAGCTGCCATTTCAAAATACCGAGAAATAAAGGAGAATATCAATGAGGGATTGAAGTTCTATGTTACACTTCAG GATGCGATCACAAATGTAAAGCAACAGTGCAGTGATTTTGTGATGACAAGAAACATACAGTGTCGAGAAATGATGGATGAGGTTCAGAGACAAATTTCAGGTCTCAGTTTCCAGGACAATAAAGGTTCAAATGGCTATAATTATACTTCTGTTCCTCAGTCCCATCAGGTGCCAAGATCCAATCCCCAACCGCCAACAGACCCTGCGAATATGCCCAACGCTGTTCGACCCCAGACTCCTACTTACCACCCCCCTCAGCAGCCCGCAATGGCTGGTAACCCGCAGCAGCCCACGATGCCTGGTTATACTCAAAATCCGCCACCTTATGGTCCTCCTCAGCAGCCTACACCGCCTTACCATTTGCAAGCTTCCGGTCCCCCATATCCACCGcctcaacatcaacaacaaccacCACCGAACCACGAGTATGGCCAACCTGCGTATCCTGGATGGCGGGGTCCCTATTATAATGCACCTCCACAGCAGCCTGCACCTCCTCAGCAACCGGGTTCTATGCCTCGACCTCCTTATACCGTCCCTTCTCCATATCATCCTCCTCACCATCAGAGTGGCTATTACCGCCAATGA
- the LOC107780863 gene encoding uncharacterized protein LOC107780863, whose product MDAKKFMQLVEEKKKRALEKNEARLKWEQKLEAAARAISDAEAREKAKAAKRKRKSDLESDSASDTDSGYEGKKSTKKHKKHRKHHSSELGDSDRKEKKSKRKPKRRSSNSSDDSSEEYDGDSEEERRRKKRGHKKRRHHDRHSDYSSSDDEDVRRRRHSKHHKRHGRSHSEGSESSSDGDHVAVRKRSHTKHHKRHGSLDSDASVSSSDEEKLNRSNHGKHRKCDYRSRSHDSRSSDSDAFRRDRSRSLGKSSDENEELDRKEKHRKNHHRHGHHRHHRSNHNHHHSDEVSKDKHQPHGEKEKNDEPVERGSEVHKESDVSGPHVIQNA is encoded by the coding sequence ATGGATGCCAAGAAGTTCATGCAATTGGTCgaggagaaaaagaagagagCTCTTGAGAAGAATGAAGCCCGCTTGAAATGGGAGCAAAAACTTGAAGCTGCAGCAAGAGCAATATCTGATGCTGAAGCTAGAGAGAAAGCCAAGGCAGCTAAGCGTAAAAGGAAATCGGACTTGGAGTCTGATAGTGCCAGTGACACTGATAGTGGATATGAAGGAAAAAAATCCACCAAAAAGCACAAGAAGCATAGGAAGCACCATAGCTCTGAGTTGGGTGATTCGGATAGGAAGGAAAAGAAATCTAAGCGAAAGCCTAAGAGAAGATCCTCCAATTCGAGTGATGATAGCAGTGAGGAATATGATGGTGATtcagaagaagagagaagaagaaagaagcgGGGTCACAAGAAGCGCAGGCATCATGATCGACACTCAGATTATAGTTCCTCAGATGatgaagatgtgagaagaagacgCCATTCAAAGCATCACAAACGTCACGGGCGATCACACTCAGAAGGTTCAGAGTCTTCAAGTGATGGTGATCATGTTGCAGTTAGGAAACGAAGCCACACAAAGCATCATAAACGTCACGGGAGTTTGGACTCAGATGCTTCTGTCTCTTCTAGCGATGAAGAAAAACTGAACCGCAGTAATCACGGAAAACATAGGAAATGTGATTACAGGTCCCGTAGTCATGATTCAAGGTCCTCAGATTCTGATGCTTTTAGGCGTGATAGAAGTAGATCCTTAGGTAAATCTTCTGATGAGAATGAGGAACTAGATAGAAAAGAAAAGCACAGGAAGAATCATCATCGACATGGCCATCACCGTCATCACCGTTCCAACCATAACCATCACCACTCAGATGAAGTGTCCAAGGACAAGCATCAACCCCACGGCGAGAAAGAGAAAAATGATGAGCCAGTGGAACGTGGTTCTGAGGTGCACAAGGAAAGTGATGTCAGTGGTCCTCATGTTATTCAGAATGCTTAG
- the LOC107780862 gene encoding serine/threonine-protein kinase ZRK4-like, whose amino-acid sequence MHHFRGLISKLISSFASEKRLKKEQYYLKNGSAVLEELIALCDGKSRIPLRYFSAIEIERAIKHSEKSLYTCQRHMVKGLLDKSIVLVSFAYTTFVAKSNDICHDIAITSQMSHLKNVLKLIGCCLEYAEPVLVYEYVEAITLDDLLFHKGYYYNHARNSLSWESRLRIANAIASAILYLHSEFTTPIIYVDLHSQKVLIDQSSGVAKLFDFSLSIALPPGELEVDAQGVRGTCGYSDPEYACSGIVTQKTDVFGFGVILFQLLTGKRALIVNGEMRDLDNVSNIEECNVMDIADPAILAEERGTDIQQQLDDYLDLVKRCTLSKGDDRPYMIDVAKELRRIEKCFRALTQGLN is encoded by the coding sequence ATGCATCATTTTAGGGGACTCATAAGCAAACTAATTTCATCCTTTGCCTCTGAAAAAAGGCTGAAGAAAGAGCAGTACTATTTGAAGAATGGAAGTGCAGTGCTAGAGGAGCTTATTGCTTTATGCGATGGAAAAAGCCGAATTCCCCTTCGTTACTTCAGCGCCATAGAAATCGAGAGGGCAATCAAACATTCAGAAAAATCATTATACACCTGCCAAAGACATATGGTAAAAGGCTTACTAGACAAAAGCATTGTTTTGGTTAGCTTCGCGTACACTACTTTCGTTGCAAAGTCCAACGATATATGTCACGATATAGCAATTACTTCTCAGATGAGTCATCTTAAGAACGTGCTTAAACTTATTGGTTGTTGCCTAGAATATGCAGAACCTGTTCTAGTGTATGAATATGTTGAGGCTATAACTCTTGATGATTTACTTTTTCATAAGGGTTATTATTATAATCATGCTAGAAATTCATTATCTTGGGAAAGTAGATTGCGGATTGCCAATGCGATTGCTTCAGCAATTCTTTATCTCCATAGTGAATTTACTACGCCCATTATTTATGTAGACCTGCACTCACAAAAGGTGTTAATAGATCAGAGCAGTGGAGTTGCCAAACTATTTGACTTTTCATTGTCCATAGCATTGCCTCCAGGAGAGTTGGAAGTAGATGCTCAAGGTGTGCGCGGAACATGTGGTTATTCAGATCCAGAATATGCCTGCTCGGGTATTGTCACTCAAAAAACTGACGTCTTCGGTTTTGGAGTTATTCTCTTTCAACTATTGACCGGAAAGAGAGCGCTTATTGTTAATGGCGAGATGAGAGACTTAGACAATGTGTCCAATATTGAAGAGTGTAATGTAATGGATATAGCGGATCCTGCCATTTTGGCCGAAGAGCGTGGAACAGATATTCAACAACAATTGGATGACTACTTAGATCTTGTTAAGAGATGCACACTCTCGAAGGGTGACGATAGACCATACATGATTGATGTTGCAAAGGAATTACGTCGAATTGAGAAGTGTTTTCGTGCcctcactcaaggtttgaattaG